From the genome of Mixophyes fleayi isolate aMixFle1 chromosome 2, aMixFle1.hap1, whole genome shotgun sequence, one region includes:
- the LOC142139975 gene encoding claudin-8-like has translation MAYFIVQLIAIILGAIGTILTIVVTSMSQWRISYMVEGNAANCDKRIDGQWLSRWDGLWLTCVTKSQNTMQCNSYDSLVSITTDLKAGRVMMSFAVVLAIIALIIAIVSLLCVRCCKWAQGGRCCLLLTAGIGFILAAILVLIPIAWTTSNIVREINNPMCKTMQRLEIGEAIFLGWPTMFFLLIAGAIFCCYHPCEEEEDDDDRFRTIVYSSEASLPRPVYKPCQTQEKTFSQTQYCKSQYI, from the coding sequence ATGGCATACTTCATTGTTCAGCTGATTGCAATCATTCTGGGAGCTATCGGCACCATACTGACCATTGTCGTCACATCAATGAGCCAGTGGAGGATTTCCTACATGGTCGAAGGAAATGCGGCCAACTGTGATAAGCGAATCGATGGACAATGGTTGAGCCGATGGGATGGCCTATGGCTAACCTGTGTGACCAAAAGCCAAAACACCATGCAGTGCAACAGTTACGACTCTTTGGTGTCTATTACGACTGACCTAAAAGCCGGCAGAGTCATGATGTCCTTCGCTGTCGTACTAGCGATCATTGCCTTGATCATAGCCATTGTCTCCTTGTTGTGCGTCCGATGCTGTAAATGGGCGCAGGGAGGCAGGTGCTGTCTCCTCTTAACGGCTGGCATTGGTTTCATCCTAGCTGCCATCCTCGTGTTAATTCCAATTGCCTGGACCACCAGCAACATCGTCCGAGAAATTAACAACCCAATGTGCAAAACAATGCAGCGGCTTGAAATTGGGGAGGCAATTTTCTTAGGGTGGCCTACAATGTTCTTCCTCCTGATTGCAGGAGCCATATTCTGCTGTTACCACCCTtgcgaggaggaggaggatgacgaTGACAGATTCAGAACTATTGTGTATTCTTCGGAAGCATCTCTGCCAAGACCAGTGTACAAACCGTGCCAAACGCAAGAGAAGACCTTTAGCCAAACTCAGTATTGCAAGAGCCAGTACATCTGA